A window of Zestosphaera sp. genomic DNA:
GTGCTAGACCTGGAGAAGGTATTCGTAACTTTTTTCAACATTGCTGCACCAGTAACTATAAAACTACACTCGCTGGAGTTAATACCTGGCATCGGCAAGAAGACTATGTGGACAATTCTTGAAGAAAGGAAAAAACCTTTTGAGTCTTTTCGTGATATCCAAGCTAGGGTCAAGATACCAGACCCTGTGGGTTTAATATCTGAAAGGATTTTAAAAGAGATTAAGGGTGAAGAGAAAATATATTTATTTCTTGAACCTCCCCCGGGAGTTAGAGACGCTGTAGTTCTTGGATACCTACACAGGATCTACTCTATGTTGGGTTACGAATAATAACGGGAATTTTTCAGTCCTGCGCGGGCAAATCACCTCTCATACCTTTCGAGCTTCATCATCTTTATTGCTTACTGTTAGGGCTGGATCGATTCACTAGAGTTGTCGGTTATTCTACCGACTTACAGATTTATAAGTTTTAGTTAGGTCGAACATTATTGAGTTGCGGATTGCGCCATAAATACGTAAATTTATACACAATAATCGTTTAGTCAAGAACAGAAACCTGCTCTGTCAATGAGTATTTAAATGAGTTTAGGGTTCTTAAGTCATAGGGTGCTTGTTTTGAGTAGATTTGTTGTTGGTATTACAGGGAGTAGCGGGACAATTTACGGGTTAAGACTCGTAGAAGTTTTAAGTTCTTTGGGTCATGAAGTTCACGTAATCTTAAGTGAGGAAGCCAAGTTAGTGTCTGCTGATGAGTGTCTCAGCGAAGACAAACTAGTTAATTTGTTAAGGAGAATCGCGTCGAGTGTGTACGGCGAGTACGATTTCACCGCGCCTGTAGCTTCATCATCTTACTTAACTGACGGAACTATAGTGATTCCCTGCACTCTCAAAACGCTTGGCGAGATAGCTAACTCGATACAGTCAACCCTAATTAGTAGGGCAGCTCTTAACTCACTTAGATTGAGACGCCCACTAATAGTAGTGATACGTGAAACCCCATTATCGACTCTGGATTTAGTCAATATGCTCAAAATATCATTAAGTGGTGGTGTGGTGATGCCTGCTTCACCAGCTTTTTACGGAAAGCCTCAATCTATTCAAGACTTAGTAGACTTCATAGTTGGTAAAGTTCTTGACGTATTAGGTTTAGAAAATAATCTCTATAAGAGGTGGGAAGGACTTAAATCTACTCAAGGAACAAGTCTTTGCGCCCGCTTCTACGAGCTAATAGATTCTTGAGTTTCTCGTCTATCTTTGCTTCATCTAACTCCTTAATGAATTCCTTCTCGCCCTCTCTAAACTTGACAGCGAACGCGCACTTACCGTCAGGTAGTAACGCCTTCCTTTCACAGTAAGCGAATTGGCACCTGTATCCCAAGCACGTGTCGCCTATCCACCTACACATAGCTACCTTCTGTACGTGACCCTTAACTACCTTATTCACCACTACTAGCGCGTTCTTAGAA
This region includes:
- a CDS encoding UbiX family flavin prenyltransferase encodes the protein MSRFVVGITGSSGTIYGLRLVEVLSSLGHEVHVILSEEAKLVSADECLSEDKLVNLLRRIASSVYGEYDFTAPVASSSYLTDGTIVIPCTLKTLGEIANSIQSTLISRAALNSLRLRRPLIVVIRETPLSTLDLVNMLKISLSGGVVMPASPAFYGKPQSIQDLVDFIVGKVLDVLGLENNLYKRWEGLKSTQGTSLCARFYELIDS